A section of the Symphalangus syndactylus isolate Jambi chromosome 19, NHGRI_mSymSyn1-v2.1_pri, whole genome shotgun sequence genome encodes:
- the LOC129458613 gene encoding olfactory receptor 2M4 codes for MVWENQTFNSIFILLGIFNHSPTHTFLFSLVLGIFSLAFMENIAMVLLVYIDKQLHTPMYFLLSQLSLMDLMLICTTLPKMVFSYLSGKKSISLAGCGTQIFFYVSLLGAECFLLAVMAYDRYVAICHPLRYTILMNPKLCVFTTVASWTLGSLDGIIVLAAVLSFSYCGSLEIHHFFCDVAALLPLSCIETSAFERLLFICCVVMLIFPVSVIILSYSRVLQTVIHMGSGESRRKAFTTCSSHLSVVGLYYGAAMFMYMRPASKHTPDQDKMVSAFYTILTPMLNPLIYSLRNKEVFRALQKVLKKRKLI; via the coding sequence ATGGTGTGGGAAAACCAGACCTTCAACTCCATCTTTATCCTGCTGGGAATCTTCAATCACAGCCCTACCCAtaccttccttttttctctggtCCTGGGCATCTTCTCATTGGCCTTCATGGAAAATATTGCCATGGTTCTCCTCGTCTACATAGACAAACagctccacacccccatgtacttcctCCTCAGTCAACTGTCCCTCATGGACCTCATGCTCATCTGCACCACTCTACCCAAGATGGTCTTCAGCTACTTGTCTGGGAAGAAATCTATCTCTCTGGCAGGTTGTGGAACTCAGATATTCTTCTATGTGTCCCTGCTTGGAGCTGAATGTTTCTTGTTGGCTGTCATGGCTTATGACCGCTATGTGGCTATATGTCACCCTCTTCGGTACACCATCCTCATGAATCCGAAACTCTGTGTCTTCACGACTGTTGCTTCCTGGACCTTGGGGTCTCTTGATGGGATTATAGTGCTTGCAGCTGTCCTGTCATTTTCTTACTGTGGCTCTCTGGAAATTCATCACTTTTTCTGTGATGTTGCTGCACTTTTACCTCTATCCTGCATAGAAACATCTGCATTTGAAAGACTACTTTTCATTTGTTGTGTGGTAATGCTAATCTTTCCAGTTTCAGTTATCATACTTTCCTATTCCCGTGTCCTTCAAACCGTCATCCACATGGGCTCTGGGGAAAGTCGCCGCAAGGCCTTCACTACCTGCTCCTCCCACCTGTCTGTGGTTGGACTCTACTACGGTGCTGCTATGTTCATGTACATGAGACCAGCTTCTAAACATACGCCAGACCAGGACAAGATGGTGTCGGCCTTCTACACTATTCTCACCCCTATGCTGAACCCTCTCATTTACAGCCTCCGCAACAAAGAAGTGTTCAGGGCACTACAGAAGGTactgaagaaaagaaagttaatatGA